One Rubripirellula amarantea DNA segment encodes these proteins:
- a CDS encoding enoyl-ACP reductase FabI, whose translation MSEREPAFDFLSLSDKTVLVMGVANKKSVAYRIANILESCGVNVIYTLRSEARRESLAKLLAGRTTLICDVEDQAQIDAMAAKLKSDGVELAGLVHSIAFADYPEGIRPFHETTRQQFLQAIDISAFSLTSVCNALKDCFANDASVVTIGISTTRMASESYGFMAPIKAALESSLAFLTKSFSRFSEVRFNAVAAGLLKTSASAGIPGYVDSYLYAEKVIPRGRAVSTDEVASTAVFLISPRSSGITAQSVVVDAGMSINYFDASVVSAVTSADVD comes from the coding sequence ATGAGCGAGCGTGAACCCGCTTTCGATTTTTTGAGTCTGTCTGACAAGACGGTTCTGGTAATGGGAGTGGCTAACAAGAAAAGTGTGGCCTATCGGATCGCCAATATTCTTGAAAGCTGCGGCGTCAACGTGATCTACACCCTGCGAAGCGAAGCCCGTCGAGAAAGTCTCGCTAAGCTGCTCGCTGGCCGGACAACACTAATTTGCGATGTCGAAGACCAGGCCCAGATTGATGCGATGGCGGCGAAGCTGAAGTCCGACGGCGTCGAGTTGGCCGGCTTGGTTCACTCGATTGCATTTGCGGATTATCCCGAAGGGATTCGTCCGTTTCACGAAACGACACGCCAACAGTTCTTGCAAGCGATCGACATTTCAGCATTCTCTTTGACGAGTGTTTGCAATGCATTGAAGGACTGTTTTGCGAACGATGCATCCGTCGTCACGATCGGAATTAGCACCACGCGCATGGCTAGCGAAAGCTACGGTTTCATGGCGCCGATCAAAGCGGCGCTTGAATCATCGCTTGCATTCTTAACGAAGTCGTTCAGCCGATTTAGCGAAGTGCGCTTCAATGCCGTGGCGGCCGGTTTGCTTAAGACGAGTGCTTCGGCTGGAATTCCCGGCTACGTTGATTCGTATTTGTACGCCGAGAAAGTCATCCCGCGTGGCCGAGCAGTGTCCACTGACGAGGTCGCATCGACGGCCGTCTTTTTAATCAGTCCACGTAGCAGTGGTATCACGGCCCAGTCCGTGGTCGTTGACGCAGGCATGTCCATTAACTATTTCGATGCCTCCGTTGTTAGTGCTGTGACATCCGCCGACGTCGATTAA
- a CDS encoding sensor histidine kinase, translating into MVKRWPIRTKLIIALTLLSAVVLLLASSGLWGLYQYRKLANSISQRAVEIPLANDLSRLALTIRESHIRSSEIDNQERMIETSSFDPLFDIAALERDRFTETLLSFDLAIRKYQTQIQEATEQQSLLVDTARQQRSLGEIRASFDSLEEFLRAPLPLDFSRRAELEKRLDGLVDQTNDHLTAIHTGMAEFSTEVRGKYRTSIGIAWVSIICALLIVVVFLIAFRSLVVKPFRTLIVGSRLVAGGEFHHVIDLGTDDELSELASAMNDMTRRFRNALQQSDKLCAELDHQVRERTREVIQNEQLASVGFLAAGVAHEINNPLATIAWSAESLQSRLVEMAGSGDGSQSFAPDLTQQLSENLRRIEDEAYRCKGITEKLLDFSRLSEIRRAKTDLVELVHDVVAMVSTVGKFRCKTIHVDAPEQAFAHVNPQEIRQVVLNLVTNALESVDTNGAVTVSVKMDDNIATVVVQDDGCGMTQEVMQHLFEPFFTRRRDGTGTGLGLSITYRIVSQHGGSLIPYSDGEGCGSRMEMSLPISPECEDNLASHRFKVLAPAATSHAA; encoded by the coding sequence GTGGTTAAACGTTGGCCAATTCGTACGAAGCTTATCATCGCTCTGACATTGTTGTCGGCGGTGGTGCTGTTGCTGGCGTCTAGCGGTTTGTGGGGGCTCTATCAGTACCGCAAACTTGCCAATTCGATTAGCCAACGAGCAGTCGAAATTCCGCTGGCGAACGATCTGAGCCGACTAGCGCTCACGATTCGCGAGAGTCATATTCGCAGCAGTGAAATTGACAACCAGGAACGCATGATCGAAACGTCTAGCTTTGATCCGTTGTTTGACATCGCAGCCCTTGAACGAGATCGTTTCACAGAAACGTTGCTCAGCTTCGATCTGGCCATCCGCAAGTATCAAACTCAAATTCAAGAAGCAACCGAACAGCAATCGTTGCTCGTCGACACCGCTCGCCAACAACGTAGCCTGGGTGAGATCCGTGCGTCATTTGACTCACTTGAAGAATTCCTTCGAGCTCCGCTTCCCCTAGACTTTTCCCGGCGAGCTGAACTCGAAAAACGCCTCGATGGCCTTGTTGACCAAACTAATGATCACCTGACCGCCATCCATACGGGCATGGCTGAATTCAGCACTGAGGTTCGCGGCAAGTATCGCACCTCGATTGGGATTGCTTGGGTCAGTATCATTTGCGCGCTGCTAATCGTCGTGGTGTTCCTGATCGCGTTTCGATCACTTGTCGTTAAGCCTTTCCGGACATTGATCGTCGGCTCTCGGCTTGTTGCCGGCGGCGAATTCCACCATGTCATTGACTTGGGCACCGATGACGAACTGAGTGAACTTGCCTCGGCAATGAATGACATGACTCGTCGCTTCCGAAACGCACTACAGCAATCCGACAAGCTATGCGCCGAACTGGATCACCAAGTTCGCGAACGCACGCGTGAAGTCATTCAGAACGAACAACTTGCAAGCGTTGGGTTCTTGGCAGCCGGCGTTGCTCATGAGATCAACAACCCGCTCGCCACCATCGCCTGGAGTGCTGAATCACTGCAGTCCCGTTTGGTTGAAATGGCGGGTTCGGGTGATGGTTCCCAATCTTTCGCACCAGACCTAACCCAACAGCTTTCTGAAAACCTGCGTCGTATTGAAGATGAAGCCTATCGCTGCAAAGGCATCACCGAGAAGCTGCTCGACTTCAGCAGACTTAGCGAAATTCGACGTGCGAAAACTGACTTGGTCGAATTGGTACACGACGTGGTCGCAATGGTGAGCACCGTCGGAAAATTTCGTTGCAAAACGATCCACGTGGATGCTCCCGAGCAGGCGTTCGCCCACGTCAACCCGCAAGAAATTCGCCAAGTGGTGCTGAACTTGGTTACCAATGCCCTCGAAAGCGTTGACACCAACGGTGCCGTCACGGTCTCCGTCAAGATGGATGACAATATCGCTACCGTTGTCGTCCAGGACGATGGATGCGGGATGACCCAAGAGGTCATGCAGCATCTATTCGAGCCATTCTTTACCCGACGACGCGATGGCACGGGTACGGGTCTTGGGTTAAGCATCACCTACCGAATCGTGTCTCAACACGGCGGTTCCTTGATCCCGTACAGCGATGGTGAAGGCTGCGGATCGCGGATGGAGATGTCGCTACCGATTTCACCGGAATGCGAAGACAACTTGGCGAGCCACCGGTTCAAAGTTCTTGCACCAGCCGCAACCAGTCATGCCGCCTAG
- a CDS encoding DUF2293 domain-containing protein: MAKKQEALDVGPGPDERSVRFTDGTIKQVPADWSLLPPGDAGLTRRVKSTGPTWTVKEKKGRKVFSHGVWAPSAQIEAAKQSVAADRADPAYARRKATDTARREKKQTAYVEDFHGAVLDFLRFDKRYQSVAQKFATAVTTLATPVGSGTVARTQRIPIERRAESAVIAWMRHQTTAYDDMKIPRVKGKRREVRRMLAEESRKRLENYRRGLDVPSNCPLMQAIATLQSTP, from the coding sequence TTGGCGAAAAAACAGGAAGCATTGGATGTCGGTCCCGGTCCCGACGAACGCAGCGTACGGTTCACCGATGGCACCATCAAACAGGTTCCCGCCGATTGGAGCCTGCTGCCGCCGGGCGACGCTGGCCTGACTCGCCGAGTCAAATCAACGGGGCCAACCTGGACCGTGAAAGAAAAAAAGGGACGCAAGGTTTTTTCGCATGGCGTTTGGGCGCCATCGGCACAAATCGAAGCCGCGAAGCAATCGGTGGCAGCGGATCGTGCTGACCCGGCGTACGCTCGAAGGAAAGCTACTGACACAGCTCGTCGCGAGAAAAAGCAAACTGCCTACGTGGAAGACTTTCACGGGGCGGTGCTGGACTTCCTAAGGTTCGACAAACGCTATCAATCCGTCGCCCAGAAGTTTGCGACCGCTGTCACAACGTTGGCAACCCCGGTCGGCAGCGGCACAGTGGCGAGGACTCAACGCATTCCGATCGAACGGCGAGCCGAGTCCGCGGTCATCGCTTGGATGCGTCATCAGACCACCGCCTACGACGACATGAAAATTCCTCGCGTCAAAGGAAAACGTCGTGAGGTGCGTCGAATGTTGGCCGAGGAATCAAGAAAACGATTGGAAAACTACCGTCGTGGGCTCGATGTTCCGTCGAACTGCCCCCTAATGCAAGCAATTGCGACTCTTCAATCCACGCCTTGA
- the ilvE gene encoding branched-chain-amino-acid transaminase, whose product MSQQIYINGEYFSRENAKVSVYDHGLLYGDGVFEGMRIYSGRVFRLQQHLVRLWESAAAIALPMPISIEKLTDDVNECVAKNALDDGYIRLVVTRGAGPLGLDPYKCSNPQIIIIADKISLYPEQMYEDGLELVTAATIRNHPAALSPRIKSLNYLNNIMAKMEGLKAGCVEAVMLNTKGEVAECTGDNLFIVRRGELSTPPIDAGILEGITRGAVLELAKAAGIKTHEVPLTRHDIFIADECFLTGSAAEVIAAVKLDDRVIGNGKPGPVTTKLNEAFRKLVREQ is encoded by the coding sequence ATGAGCCAACAAATCTATATCAACGGCGAGTACTTCTCGCGCGAGAATGCCAAGGTTAGCGTTTACGATCATGGCCTGCTGTACGGCGATGGCGTTTTCGAAGGAATGCGAATCTACAGTGGACGCGTCTTTCGTTTGCAACAGCACCTTGTTCGGCTTTGGGAATCTGCTGCTGCAATCGCGTTGCCCATGCCCATCTCAATCGAAAAGCTCACTGACGATGTAAACGAGTGTGTTGCTAAGAACGCACTCGACGATGGGTACATTCGTTTGGTGGTGACTCGTGGGGCCGGGCCGTTAGGGCTTGATCCTTACAAGTGCAGTAATCCACAAATCATCATCATTGCGGACAAGATCAGTCTCTATCCGGAACAAATGTATGAAGACGGTTTGGAGCTGGTGACTGCGGCAACGATCCGTAATCACCCTGCTGCCTTAAGCCCGCGAATCAAGTCGCTGAACTATCTCAACAACATCATGGCCAAGATGGAAGGCTTGAAGGCCGGATGTGTCGAAGCAGTGATGCTGAACACCAAAGGTGAAGTAGCGGAATGCACCGGCGACAATCTTTTCATCGTGCGGCGCGGGGAACTTTCAACGCCGCCGATTGATGCCGGAATTCTTGAAGGCATCACGCGTGGTGCCGTGTTAGAACTCGCCAAAGCGGCCGGAATCAAGACTCATGAAGTGCCGCTTACGCGTCACGACATCTTTATCGCGGACGAATGTTTTTTAACCGGTAGTGCTGCTGAAGTGATTGCCGCCGTTAAGCTCGATGATCGCGTGATCGGAAACGGTAAGCCTGGTCCCGTGACGACGAAGCTTAACGAAGCGTTTCGAAAACTCGTTCGCGAGCAGTAG
- a CDS encoding 3-hydroxyacyl-ACP dehydratase FabZ family protein, with the protein MNRIPHRAPMLLVDEIVSETDSSIVCRKSFSADEFFFHGHFPDSPIVPGVIQCECCLQAGAVLLSKASESASSTALPVATRMDSVKFKKMVRPGDTAEIEVTLNEQVSNAYYLTGKLKVAGKLAARLDFTVTMSEPEVSV; encoded by the coding sequence ATGAACCGTATCCCCCATCGAGCTCCCATGCTCTTGGTGGACGAAATTGTGTCCGAAACGGACTCGTCGATTGTATGCCGAAAGTCCTTTTCGGCGGACGAATTCTTCTTTCACGGGCATTTCCCCGATTCGCCAATCGTGCCGGGCGTGATTCAGTGCGAATGCTGCCTGCAAGCCGGTGCTGTGCTGCTTTCCAAAGCCAGTGAATCCGCAAGCAGTACAGCTTTGCCTGTGGCCACTCGGATGGACTCGGTCAAGTTCAAGAAGATGGTTCGTCCAGGCGACACGGCTGAGATCGAGGTCACGCTAAACGAGCAGGTCAGCAATGCGTACTATCTCACCGGCAAATTGAAGGTTGCTGGCAAGCTGGCGGCACGTTTGGATTTTACCGTCACGATGAGTGAGCCCGAGGTTTCAGTATGA
- a CDS encoding sigma-54-dependent transcriptional regulator, with translation MHILFADDEKNLQELMRTELPRMGYSVTVCPDGLTAVAALEKESFDCMIVDLDMPGMNGIEVIEKARSLRPEIEAVVMTGKPSQETAIAALRHQAFDYLTKPSRLADIAGLLGRVAERRQSKRKLAALSHRVKAAEGGSTLVGSGKAMNAVKNLISKVAPTDSSVLIRGETGCGKELVARAIHDASLRADQPLVPVNCGALPENLIESELFGHCKGAFTGADAARTGLFEVAEGGTIFLDEIGELPLAMQAKLLRVLETGDIRRLGDTQTVHVDVRVVCATHRDLEQMVEDGTFREDLMFRINTFEVSVPSLRQRPEDIPTLARHLLRRHRSDGSDDNLFTDEAMEQLLAHRWPGNVRELANVIEHAAILCESLPIGGDDLPQHFGKRKLRKEIAESGPMTLRDLEMLAIKRAIERNDGNKPAAAEELGVSLKTLYNKVNAAEEKKQAA, from the coding sequence ATGCACATTCTTTTTGCCGATGATGAGAAGAACTTGCAAGAACTCATGCGCACAGAACTGCCTCGCATGGGATATTCCGTCACGGTTTGCCCAGATGGGTTAACCGCAGTCGCAGCGTTGGAAAAGGAATCGTTCGACTGCATGATCGTCGACCTCGATATGCCGGGGATGAACGGAATCGAGGTGATCGAAAAGGCAAGAAGCCTGCGGCCCGAAATCGAAGCGGTCGTGATGACAGGAAAGCCGAGCCAAGAAACCGCGATCGCGGCGTTGCGTCATCAAGCGTTTGACTATCTGACCAAACCATCGCGACTAGCCGACATCGCGGGCCTACTTGGACGAGTTGCCGAACGACGCCAGAGCAAACGAAAGTTGGCTGCTTTGTCTCACCGAGTGAAAGCGGCTGAGGGGGGATCCACTTTGGTTGGATCCGGTAAGGCCATGAACGCAGTCAAGAATTTGATCTCAAAGGTTGCCCCCACCGACAGCTCGGTCTTGATACGCGGTGAAACCGGTTGTGGTAAAGAACTCGTCGCACGCGCGATCCACGACGCCAGCTTGCGAGCCGATCAGCCGTTGGTCCCTGTCAACTGTGGTGCTCTCCCCGAGAATCTCATCGAGAGCGAACTGTTTGGTCATTGCAAGGGTGCCTTCACCGGTGCCGATGCAGCTCGCACGGGACTATTCGAAGTCGCCGAGGGTGGCACTATTTTCCTTGATGAGATTGGTGAACTTCCTTTGGCCATGCAAGCTAAGTTGCTGCGGGTTCTAGAAACAGGCGATATCCGACGACTCGGCGATACCCAAACCGTACATGTCGACGTCCGAGTGGTGTGTGCCACGCACCGGGATCTTGAGCAAATGGTTGAAGACGGTACGTTCCGCGAAGACTTGATGTTCCGCATCAACACCTTCGAGGTCAGCGTCCCCTCACTTCGACAACGCCCCGAAGATATTCCAACCCTTGCCAGGCACTTGTTGCGTCGGCATCGCAGCGATGGTAGCGATGACAATCTATTCACTGATGAGGCAATGGAACAACTGCTTGCCCATCGCTGGCCTGGTAATGTTCGTGAGCTTGCCAACGTGATCGAGCATGCCGCGATCCTGTGCGAATCGCTGCCCATCGGTGGTGACGACTTACCTCAACATTTCGGCAAACGCAAACTACGCAAAGAGATTGCGGAATCGGGGCCGATGACATTGCGAGATCTCGAGATGCTCGCGATCAAGCGGGCAATCGAGCGGAATGATGGCAACAAACCTGCCGCCGCTGAAGAACTCGGCGTCAGCCTGAAGACGCTCTACAACAAAGTCAACGCTGCCGAGGAAAAGAAGCAAGCGGCGTAA